The following coding sequences are from one Rhodobiaceae bacterium window:
- the flgK gene encoding flagellar hook-associated protein 1, with product MTLTNALHASISGLNATQAGIDVVSRNIANAGTPGYTRKTLTTHSQLVDGRSIGVAYSAAQRDIDLLQQQQLRVAKADTIAAQTAADYLSRIDTAMGSSNSGIAVSSRLAELTDALQAMATTPENAAIRANVLNEADDLADSLNSMSDLVQSLRLEAEAGIGAAIEEADVLLKRVATINEQIVRAGATTGDTADLADQRDSAIDRLAELMDINVVSRSDGAVSLFTGGGFALLDSAAAELSFDERTSMDATSVYSTDPNLRTVGTISLTAGSTSVDLIAAGAFRSGEIAALIELRDSTLTEAQSQLDELASELMLSLSEETTNGTAVVAGAATGFEVDTAGMLSGNTINLSYTIGGTTTNVTIVKVEDPSVLPLSNTATNNPNDTVIGIDWTQPIGTIVTDLNAALPAAVVVSNPAGTTLRFVDDGAGATSDIDSLSTTTTPASLTDAGTGMALFVDGNGQTIYSNSLDNGGQKTGIAQRIRVNDAVVADSSILVAYNTTPATDVGDPTRPLDLIERLTNDIRSYAADVGIGSSSAPFEGSIDAFARRVVDYQASQAANAENAVSSFQIIRDTLQAQYDADAGVDIDTELSDLLVLETAYSANARVMTTVQELMQIMLNIGR from the coding sequence ATGACACTCACTAACGCGCTCCATGCTTCAATCAGCGGCCTCAATGCCACGCAGGCGGGCATTGATGTGGTTTCGCGCAACATCGCGAATGCTGGAACGCCTGGCTATACACGTAAAACGCTGACGACCCACAGTCAGTTGGTCGATGGGCGGAGCATTGGTGTTGCTTATTCGGCCGCTCAACGCGACATAGATCTATTGCAACAGCAGCAGCTTCGAGTCGCCAAAGCAGACACGATTGCGGCTCAAACTGCTGCCGATTACCTGTCGCGGATTGATACGGCAATGGGGTCATCGAACTCAGGTATTGCCGTTTCTTCTCGCTTGGCAGAGCTCACGGACGCCTTGCAGGCGATGGCAACGACGCCTGAAAATGCTGCGATCCGTGCAAACGTGCTCAATGAAGCAGATGATCTTGCAGATTCTCTCAATAGCATGTCTGACCTGGTTCAGAGCCTGCGCCTTGAGGCTGAGGCAGGCATTGGGGCGGCAATTGAAGAGGCTGATGTTCTGCTGAAGCGTGTCGCAACGATCAATGAACAGATTGTTCGTGCTGGCGCGACAACCGGAGATACGGCTGACCTTGCAGACCAGCGTGATAGCGCCATTGACCGGCTTGCCGAGCTGATGGATATCAATGTGGTGTCTCGGTCGGATGGGGCGGTGAGCCTCTTCACGGGCGGTGGTTTTGCCTTGCTGGATTCTGCCGCGGCCGAGCTTTCATTTGACGAACGCACCTCGATGGATGCCACGTCTGTGTACAGCACCGATCCAAATCTGCGAACAGTTGGAACCATTTCTCTGACGGCTGGGTCCACGTCTGTAGACCTTATTGCAGCCGGTGCGTTCCGGTCGGGTGAGATCGCAGCGTTAATTGAACTCAGAGATAGCACGCTGACTGAGGCGCAGTCGCAGCTCGACGAGCTGGCCTCAGAACTCATGCTGTCTCTCTCAGAAGAAACGACAAATGGCACAGCAGTGGTTGCCGGTGCGGCCACGGGTTTCGAGGTAGACACGGCCGGGATGCTGTCTGGCAATACAATCAACCTCAGCTACACGATTGGCGGCACAACGACGAATGTTACTATCGTCAAGGTTGAAGACCCCAGTGTCCTCCCTCTAAGCAACACAGCGACAAACAATCCAAATGACACAGTCATCGGGATTGATTGGACGCAGCCTATCGGGACCATTGTTACTGATTTGAATGCAGCTCTCCCTGCCGCGGTCGTTGTGTCTAACCCAGCTGGTACGACGCTGAGGTTTGTAGATGACGGTGCAGGTGCTACGTCAGACATCGACTCATTGTCGACGACAACAACACCCGCGTCTCTTACCGACGCCGGTACCGGCATGGCATTGTTCGTAGACGGTAATGGCCAAACAATCTATTCCAACAGTCTCGATAATGGTGGGCAAAAGACGGGTATCGCACAGCGTATCCGGGTGAACGATGCCGTTGTCGCGGATAGCTCGATCCTGGTTGCATACAATACGACGCCAGCGACCGATGTGGGTGACCCTACGCGGCCTCTTGATCTGATCGAACGCCTGACAAACGATATCCGTAGTTATGCGGCTGACGTGGGTATTGGCAGTTCGTCGGCCCCGTTCGAGGGATCTATTGACGCATTTGCCAGACGCGTTGTCGATTACCAAGCATCACAAGCAGCCAATGCTGAGAATGCTGTTTCTTCGTTTCAAATCATCCGTGACACGTTGCAGGCGCAATATGACGCTGATGCTGGGGTCGATATTGATACCGAACTCTCAGACCTTCTGGTTCTCGAAACAGCGTATAGCGCTAACGCGCGGGTTATGACCACGGTTCAGGAATTGATGCAAATCATGCTGAACATTGGTCGCTAG
- the flgE gene encoding flagellar hook protein FlgE: protein MSFNGAMSTAISGIRAQATALSHISDNIANSQTTGFKRTDTSFYDSVTSSGQNFHLPGTTYAQPAYTNNVQGAINASSVATNMAINGEGFFVVSEAVGTLDNQPVLLDVDRYTRQGDFEMDRNGYLVNSSGYYLQGVDIDIATGNPVGDVPSAIQINRSFLDANLTTVIDYEANLPAYPETVNSDTTIAGSELLLAGTFANDPTTVTGGAGNGFVQANEEALFLDRSLAGGSITVYDDLGAPLQVQIRWAKVENTDGDGPAGLADSDTWNMFYKTSDTAAGTTAKWNNIGQDYVFANGQLAPAVSSATITNLTINGNNLGNVTLDHGTSNITQFEDTNGNVTVNTLDQDGFASGSLLEVAVSNDGRIVGTYSNGKSVDLVEVTVVRFNDSNELQKMDGGAFASTQGSGEALTGSSGAIVAAALEGSNVDIADEFSKLIITQQAYSANTRIVTTADEMITETLNMKR, encoded by the coding sequence ATGAGCTTTAACGGTGCGATGTCGACAGCCATTTCAGGGATTCGGGCACAAGCTACAGCGCTGTCCCATATTTCGGATAATATTGCGAATTCGCAGACGACTGGCTTCAAACGGACAGACACGAGTTTTTATGATTCCGTGACGTCCAGCGGCCAGAACTTCCATCTGCCTGGTACGACCTATGCGCAACCCGCCTACACAAATAATGTGCAGGGCGCGATCAATGCCAGTTCGGTTGCAACCAACATGGCCATTAATGGCGAAGGGTTCTTCGTCGTATCAGAAGCCGTTGGGACCCTCGATAACCAGCCAGTGCTGCTTGATGTCGACCGTTACACGCGGCAGGGCGATTTTGAGATGGACCGGAACGGCTATCTCGTGAACAGCTCAGGTTACTATCTGCAGGGTGTCGACATTGATATTGCGACTGGCAACCCTGTGGGCGACGTGCCGTCCGCTATTCAGATCAATCGGTCGTTCCTTGATGCGAACCTGACCACCGTGATCGACTACGAAGCCAATTTGCCGGCCTATCCGGAAACCGTAAATTCTGACACGACGATTGCGGGCAGCGAGTTGCTGCTGGCGGGTACATTCGCGAATGACCCGACAACAGTTACGGGCGGCGCGGGCAATGGGTTTGTGCAGGCAAACGAAGAAGCTCTTTTCCTTGACCGATCTCTCGCAGGTGGTTCCATCACTGTTTATGACGATCTAGGTGCACCTCTTCAGGTGCAGATCCGATGGGCCAAGGTTGAAAACACGGATGGTGACGGGCCAGCAGGACTGGCGGACAGCGATACGTGGAACATGTTCTACAAGACAAGCGACACGGCGGCCGGCACCACAGCCAAATGGAACAATATTGGCCAAGACTATGTTTTTGCCAATGGACAACTGGCACCGGCTGTTTCGTCTGCGACGATCACGAACCTCACAATCAACGGCAACAATCTTGGCAACGTGACGCTTGATCACGGAACTTCAAACATCACTCAGTTTGAAGACACGAACGGAAATGTGACTGTGAACACGCTGGACCAGGACGGCTTTGCCTCGGGTTCCTTGCTTGAAGTCGCGGTGTCCAATGACGGCCGGATCGTCGGAACCTATTCGAACGGCAAATCTGTTGATCTTGTTGAGGTGACAGTGGTCCGCTTCAACGACTCGAATGAGCTCCAGAAGATGGACGGTGGTGCTTTTGCATCCACACAAGGCTCCGGTGAAGCTCTGACGGGCAGCAGCGGCGCTATCGTTGCAGCCGCACTCGAAGGATCCAACGTGGACATCGCTGATGAGTTTTCAAAGCTGATCATTACGCAGCAAGCCTATTCCGCCAACACGCGAATTGTCACGACAGCAGACGAGATGATCACCGAAACGCTCAATATGAAGCGCTAA
- a CDS encoding AAA domain (dynein-related subfamily): MKFEGTKDYVATDDLRIAVNAAITLERPLLIKGEPGTGKTVLAEEMSKALDAELITWHIKSTTKAQQGLYEYDAVSRLRDSQLGDERVNDISNYIERGKLWESFEREKRPVLLIDEIDKADIEFPNDLLLELDRMEFFVYETGETIKAAQRPIVVITSNNEKELPDAFLRRCFFHYINFPDEETMKQIIAVHFPDLKGRLIQEALNVFYEIRDVPGLKKKPSTSELLDWLKLLLVEDISPENLKERDPSKLIPPLHGALLKNEQDVHLFERLAFLARRERN, from the coding sequence ATGAAGTTCGAAGGTACTAAAGATTACGTCGCAACAGATGATCTGCGGATCGCAGTCAACGCCGCAATCACGCTGGAGCGCCCCCTTCTGATCAAGGGTGAGCCAGGAACAGGGAAAACCGTTCTGGCGGAAGAAATGTCAAAGGCGCTCGATGCAGAGCTCATCACTTGGCACATCAAGTCCACCACAAAAGCCCAACAGGGTCTCTATGAGTATGACGCCGTCTCCCGCCTGCGCGACAGCCAATTGGGCGACGAGCGGGTCAACGACATTTCGAACTACATCGAACGCGGCAAGCTCTGGGAAAGCTTCGAGCGTGAAAAACGCCCTGTTCTGCTGATCGACGAAATCGACAAGGCAGACATCGAATTCCCGAACGATCTCCTTCTTGAGCTCGACCGAATGGAGTTCTTTGTCTACGAAACCGGGGAGACGATTAAAGCAGCACAGCGCCCGATCGTTGTAATCACGTCCAATAATGAAAAAGAACTGCCAGACGCGTTCCTGCGCCGTTGTTTCTTCCACTACATCAACTTCCCCGACGAAGAGACAATGAAGCAGATCATCGCGGTCCACTTCCCAGATCTTAAAGGCCGTTTAATTCAGGAAGCTTTGAACGTTTTCTACGAAATCCGCGATGTTCCAGGTCTAAAGAAGAAGCCTTCCACATCTGAACTGCTGGACTGGCTGAAACTCTTGCTGGTGGAAGACATTTCCCCGGAAAACCTCAAAGAACGCGATCCATCCAAGCTCATCCCGCCGCTTCATGGTGCATTGCTCAAAAACGAGCAGGATGTGCATCTG